Within Nitrospirota bacterium, the genomic segment AGGTTATGCTTTGGTTGATCCACGAATCAGAAAGTAAACGAGAGCATGAAACTTAATCGTTAAATGTTATTGTAACCTGTGGCAATTATAGCTAAGATAAGAGAGACCATCCGGGCGCATTCCATGTTGGAGGCTTATGAGACAGTATTAGTGGGACTTTCCGGGGGGGCAGATTCAGTGTGTTTGCTCCATGTGCTGAAAACTCTGAATTTGAATTTAAACCTCCATGCCCTGTACGTTGATCACGGAATGAGACCGGAGGAAACCCCAGCTGAGATAGAATTCTGTAAAAACCTTTGCCGCTCTCTTAATATACCATTTGAGGCCAAAGCTATTACCGGCTCAGAGCCAATAAAACATAACAAACAAGAAACCCTGAGAAATCTCCGATACCAGATATTTGAAAACACTGCGAATCAGTTAAATGCCTCAAAGGTTGCCCTTGGGCATAACAAGGATGATCAGGCAGAGACGATTTTGATAAATCTGCTAAGAGGCTCCGGTATGACGGGGCTATCCGGTATTCCACCGGTAAGGGGAAAATTCATCAGGCCCATTATTGAGCTAAGAAGATATGAAATCGAACACTACCTCAAATTAAACGCTCTAACGTTTATCACCGATTCCTCAAATCTTAAATCAGACTACCTGAGAAACAAAGTGCGCCTGTCGTTAATTCCGTATCTTACAAAAGAGTTTAACAATGATATTATTCAAACACTCGTAAACACCGGTGAGATAATAAGATGCGAGGACTCCTTTATGAGCAAACTTGCAGCTCAAAAAACTACGGCTTTGACAGCTGCAAAAACGGACTCATCCGTTGAGCTTTTTTTGCTGCCGCTTGAGGGCATTGAGCCTGCCATACTAAGACGCACACTGAGGAGTGCTATTGATGCGGTTACATCGCTTAGAAAAATCGCCTATGTCCACATTTATGAAATCATAAAACTCATAAGATCCGGCAAAGCAGGAGATTGTATCGTACTACCCTCCGGTGTTAAAGCAATCAGGGGGTATTCCACAGTGCAGATAACCAAAGAGCCACCGGTTAAAATTGGCAGCTATGAGCTAAGCGTTCCCGGTTCTGTTTTAATAAACAAAACTGGTGTAATTATCAAAGCCTCGATAAGCGACAAATACATTCCCTGTGAGGGACAGTATCAAATTTGTCTGGATGCCAGCAAAATCTCTGCACATTTGACAGTACGTGGAAGGGTGCCGGGTGATTTTTTCTATCCGCAAGGGGTTGGCGGAAAGAAAAAACTTCAGGATTTCTTTGTTGACGAAAAAATCCACAGATACTCAAGAGATTCAATACCTCTTGTGCTCTCAGATGCCAATCTTATATGGGTGGCTGGCCTCAGGGCTGATAGCAGATACTCTGTAAGTAATAGTACAACACTGTTTCTTAAACTTGAGATGATACCTGATATAATCTTAACTTAATTAATATGGAAATTATATCCCATTTATGGTATTATATTCCCATAAATGGAGATAAGTGCTTTTGATAAATCAGAAGATGTCTTGCAGTTAATCCAAACTTGTTATGAGAAAAATGCCTCAGAGCTAAACTTATCATACAAGAAGTTAACAGAGCTGCCGCCTGAAATTGGAGAGCTTACTAATTTAAAGGAGCTTTATATTCATAACAATCGTCTGTTATCACTTCCCCCTGAGATTGAAAAACTCACCAATTTACAAATTCTTTGGGTTGGCAACAATCACCTTACAAACCTGCCGGCAGAACTAGGAAAACTAACAAACCTGACAGTCCTGCGCCTTAACAATAATAACCTTACAGAGCTACCATCGGAAATTGAAAACTTAACAAAAATACAAACTCTCTGGATTAACGAAAATCTTTTGACAAGTCTGCCGCCAGGGATTGAAAACTTAACAAAATTACAAACTCTCTGGCTTAACGGCACTCTTTTGGCAGAGCTGTCCCCTGATATTGGGAAACTCACAAATTTAAAATTGCTGTCTATTGATGGCAACCGTCTAAAAACACTTCCAGCAGATATGAAAAACCTTACGCACTTGCAAGAACTACTGCTGAACTACAATATGTTTGAAGAGTTTCCGCCGGAGATTCTTAACCTTGTAAACTTAACTGTCCTTTCCATAAGCGGCAATGCCATTAAAACGCTCCCTAAAGAAATCGGAAAACTCAAAAATCTGCAAACTTTCAACATTAGCTCTAACCAAATAACAGCGATTGTCCCTGATATAATAAATCTCACCAGTCTTACTAAGTTAGACATTGACAACAATCCTCTTGTAACACCTCCGGTAGAAATTGCTCTAAGGGGTGTGGACGCAGTAAATGAATACTTCAGATCTCTGAAAAAGATAGAAAATCATTATTCTAAAGCTACTAAAAGCTGCCGCCAAAAAGCTGAAATAAATCCGTCAGAGAAAATATACGAGGCAAAACTACTGATTGTCGGTCAGGGCGGTGTTGGTAAAACAAGCATTGTAAGACGACTAATTGACAACACTTTCTCGGATACCGAGGACCCTACAATGGGAATAGAAGTTAAGCAGATAACGTTAAAACATCAGGACTTGCCGGGATTAAAACTAAATGTCTGGGATTTTGGCGGCCAGGAGATATATCATGCAACGCATCAGTTTTTTCTGACAAAGCGCTCTGTTTATATGCTTGTGTGGGATGCCAGACAGGAGGATGAGTACGGCAGACTTGAGCACTGGTTAAACATTATAAGAGTATTTGGGGAGGACAGCCCTGTTATTTTGGTTATCAACAAGTGTGACGAATTTCCGGGCGATATTAATCTGAAGGATTTAAAGGAGAAATTTCCAGGCATTATAAAGGGTTTCTACCGTGTCAGTTGTAAAAAACCTGGAAAAGGCCATGACAGTTTTGATAAACTGAAAGCCGACATAGCTAAAATCGCAAGTGAGCTACCGCACATGGGCAGTGTATGGTTAGAGCCATGGATAAAAATCAGAGAGAAATTTGAAAATGGCGCTAAAACCCATATTCCTTACGAGGAATTTCATCGTATGTGCGTAGAACATAACATAGAAGAGAAAGAGGAAAAACTGCTTGATGACTACCTTCACGATTTGGGCGTGTTTTTACACTTTAAGGACGATATTATTTTACAAAATATGATAATAATAAAACCCACGTGGGTAACAAATGCTGTGTATAAGGTTGTATCGTCAAGAGCAGTTTTAGAAAGAGAGGGGATTTTATATGAGAGCGATTTACCGGATATTTGGAAAGACGGTTATCCTCAGGAAATTTACGGTACGCTTTTAAGTTTAATGAAAAACTTCGAACTTTCGTTTTCCATCGAGGGTACAAAAAACCATGTAATAGCAAGCGCTTTGGCAACAAATAGCATTGACGCAAATTGTGACCACAGAGACAGCAGCAAGGTGATATATGAATATAACTTTTTGCCTAAAACAGTCATTCCCAGGTTTATCGTAAGAGCGCATGATTTGATTAAAAGAACATATGGCAAATATTTATGCTGGCGTACCGGTGTAATATTAGAGCGGAGCACAGACGGAGTTGAAACGCAGGCTTATATAAAAGCATATCCAAACGATAAGAAACTTGAAATAGTTGTTTTTGGCAAAAATAAATATGAATTTTTTACCATCATAAGAAACCATCTTGAAAATATTCACAAAATAACTAAAAAGCTTGAAGTTGAGCTAAAAATCCCTTGCGTTTGCAGCAGTAATTGCAAACATCTGTTCAAATATTCGTTTCTTATTAAATTACAGGAGCAAGGGATAAACGATGTGTTTTGCGAAATAACGGCAAATCATGTATCTATCAAAAAACTGTTTGCTGGTATTAAAAGAGAAGGAGGACAGAGGATGAGTGACCGTGGGAAAGAAGACCATACATCTGCGCCATCAAATGAAAAATATGACGTGTTTATCGCCCACTCAAAAAATGATGTTGATTTTATTAAGAGCAACATTTTGCCGGATTTAATAAGCAGAGGAATTTGTTATTGGTTTGATGATGCAAAGATAGAGCCTGGGGAGCAAATCACTAAAAAGATAGAAACTGGCTTGAGCAACAG encodes:
- a CDS encoding leucine-rich repeat domain-containing protein, yielding MEISAFDKSEDVLQLIQTCYEKNASELNLSYKKLTELPPEIGELTNLKELYIHNNRLLSLPPEIEKLTNLQILWVGNNHLTNLPAELGKLTNLTVLRLNNNNLTELPSEIENLTKIQTLWINENLLTSLPPGIENLTKLQTLWLNGTLLAELSPDIGKLTNLKLLSIDGNRLKTLPADMKNLTHLQELLLNYNMFEEFPPEILNLVNLTVLSISGNAIKTLPKEIGKLKNLQTFNISSNQITAIVPDIINLTSLTKLDIDNNPLVTPPVEIALRGVDAVNEYFRSLKKIENHYSKATKSCRQKAEINPSEKIYEAKLLIVGQGGVGKTSIVRRLIDNTFSDTEDPTMGIEVKQITLKHQDLPGLKLNVWDFGGQEIYHATHQFFLTKRSVYMLVWDARQEDEYGRLEHWLNIIRVFGEDSPVILVINKCDEFPGDINLKDLKEKFPGIIKGFYRVSCKKPGKGHDSFDKLKADIAKIASELPHMGSVWLEPWIKIREKFENGAKTHIPYEEFHRMCVEHNIEEKEEKLLDDYLHDLGVFLHFKDDIILQNMIIIKPTWVTNAVYKVVSSRAVLEREGILYESDLPDIWKDGYPQEIYGTLLSLMKNFELSFSIEGTKNHVIASALATNSIDANCDHRDSSKVIYEYNFLPKTVIPRFIVRAHDLIKRTYGKYLCWRTGVILERSTDGVETQAYIKAYPNDKKLEIVVFGKNKYEFFTIIRNHLENIHKITKKLEVELKIPCVCSSNCKHLFKYSFLIKLQEQGINDVFCEITANHVSIKKLFAGIKREGGQRMSDRGKEDHTSAPSNEKYDVFIAHSKNDVDFIKSNILPDLISRGICYWFDDAKIEPGEQITKKIETGLSNSRYILVCLSTNLVKSNWCRAEYAFILHQYFKEKTNKRVIPLKLDSCDDSVVPPLLSDIKWTDYSDRKSYDELLIFLKNN
- the tilS gene encoding tRNA lysidine(34) synthetase TilS, producing MAIIAKIRETIRAHSMLEAYETVLVGLSGGADSVCLLHVLKTLNLNLNLHALYVDHGMRPEETPAEIEFCKNLCRSLNIPFEAKAITGSEPIKHNKQETLRNLRYQIFENTANQLNASKVALGHNKDDQAETILINLLRGSGMTGLSGIPPVRGKFIRPIIELRRYEIEHYLKLNALTFITDSSNLKSDYLRNKVRLSLIPYLTKEFNNDIIQTLVNTGEIIRCEDSFMSKLAAQKTTALTAAKTDSSVELFLLPLEGIEPAILRRTLRSAIDAVTSLRKIAYVHIYEIIKLIRSGKAGDCIVLPSGVKAIRGYSTVQITKEPPVKIGSYELSVPGSVLINKTGVIIKASISDKYIPCEGQYQICLDASKISAHLTVRGRVPGDFFYPQGVGGKKKLQDFFVDEKIHRYSRDSIPLVLSDANLIWVAGLRADSRYSVSNSTTLFLKLEMIPDIILT